One part of the Kryptolebias marmoratus isolate JLee-2015 linkage group LG2, ASM164957v2, whole genome shotgun sequence genome encodes these proteins:
- the polr1g gene encoding CD3e molecule, epsilon associated protein, which translates to MPKDISSSSSSEDEAENPAATEPTEPNKKTRKYECPQDFVSFCHVPCSSSLSDNLRNGENELWLIKAPASFSAERFRGVKVPLSGLQTLKVPSPAATGGGQQIYSVLASSLCSSELWLLTSDSRASGGATFGPAFSGLLNICESYGDSSTNQAPRVIPAAPAPSIPPGLKQRFHPFGSKTPTLTYVAESEADGAAFGPSSTTLRPRVVKRFLEEAGPEAEDNDEEDARKKKKKKKKEKRTKSEQMEEVLKVKQEPVDLFQEVEKMKKKKKKKKKDREQEEVEEEEEGLEPSVKVKVEEVSVKCEPVDVYYGDAAESQGKKKKKKKKSKPDED; encoded by the exons atgccAAAAGACATTTCATCGTCGTCGTCGAGCGAAGACGAAGCGGAGAATCCGGCTGCGACGGAACCGACAGAACCCA acAAGAAGACTAGAAAGTACGAGTGTCCTCAGGACTTTGTGTCTTTCTGCCACGTGCCGtgcagcagcagcctgtcagACAATCTGAGGAACGGCGAGAACGAGCTGTGGCTCATTAAAGCGCCCGCCAGCTTCAGCGCCGAACG tttccGAGGCGTGAAGGTTCCCCTCTCAGGTCTTCAGACCCTGAAGGTTCCCTCCCCTGCAGCGACCGGCGGAGGCCAGCAGATCTACAGCGTCTTGGCATCGAGCCTCTGCTCCTCAGAGCTCTGGCTCCTCACCAGCGACAGTCGGGCTTCGGGCGGCGCCACTTTCGGCCCGGCGTTTTCAGGCCTGCTGAACATATGCGAGAGTTATGGAGACAGCAGCACCAACCAGGCCCCCCGGGTCATCCCTGCTGCTCCGGCGCCCTCCATTCCTCCCGGCCTCAAACAGCGCTTCCACCCCTTCGGCAGCAAGACCCCCACTCTCACCTACGTGGCAGAGAGCGAGGCGGACGGCGCCGCCTTCGGGCCCTCATCCACCACCCTCCGACCCCGGGTGGTCAAAAGGTTCTTAGAAGAAGCGGGTCCCGAGGCCGAGGACAATGACGAGGAGGACGccaggaaaaagaagaagaagaaaaagaaagaaaagcggACAAAGTCAGAACAAATGGAGGAGGTTCTGAAAGTGAAGCAGGAACCTGTTGATCTATTCCAGGAGGtggagaagatgaagaagaagaagaagaagaagaagaaggacagggagcaggaggaggtggaggaggaggaggagggactgGAGCCCAGTGTGAAAGTGAAGGTGGAGGAGGTGTCTGTGAAGTGTGAACCGGTGGACGTTTATTATGGCGACGCAGCAGAATCCcaaggaaagaagaagaaaaagaaaaagaaaagcaaacctgATGAGGACTGA
- the irf2bp1 gene encoding interferon regulatory factor 2-binding protein 1, with product MSSPSSSSRRQWCYLCDLPKMPWTVVWDFSEVVCRGCVNYEGANQIEFLIASARQLKRSHGIQDGNVRSPGPSPNKHGSLAGRSESSADGGRQHIDRFDRGDRGGRGEGTGSSGGRVPPNGLHRDGQPPPEVNRQSPSSSRRPMLGAAIPPSLVTQSIAGIPQGLLAGMPAGLTARTAPMSSPMIFPAPVLAEMSRRQLGIGMGISPFITPELERELSSSQNQAKSQSQSSTSASKSSLPSSSFSMAGGVSQTSPKPASSPARQPRPPTVRSGGEPLGSSTSAEAATTAAALPNNGASELGSASTSNNHSTGNTLSCTLCHERLEDTHFVQCPSVPGHRFCFPCTRVYIQSRRGDGEVYCPSGERCPLDNSPNSPPWAFMQGEVSTILGTGSGAAGSASAAASGPGTGQGPAPTSGSGSGAAAAGAGGGGGGGGGGGDVTVKKERET from the exons ATGTCGtccccttcttcctcctccaggcGCCAGTGGTGCTACCTGTGCGACCTGCCGAAGATGCCGTGGACCGTGGTGTGGGACTTCAGCGAGGTGGTCTGTCGGGGCTGCGTTAACTACGAGGGGGCTAACCAGATCGAATTCCTCATAGCGAGCGCCCGACAGCTGAAGCGGAGCCACGGCATACAGGACGGGAACGTCAGGTCACCTGGTCCGTCTCCCAACAAGCACGGCTCATTAGCCGGCAGGTCGGAGTCCTCCGCAGACGGCGGCAGGCAGCACATCGACCGCTTCGACAGGGGGGACAGGGGAGGCAGAGGAGAGGGCACCGGATCGTCCGGGGGTCGTGTGCCGCCCAACGGGCTCCACCGCGACGGCCAGCCGCCTCCAGAGGTGAACCGTCAGAGCCCCAGCAGCAGCCGGAGACCCATGCTCGGGGCTGCAATCCCCCCCAGTTTGGTAACTCAGAGTATCGCAGGGATTCCCCAGGGGCTGCTGGCGGGCATGCCAGCCGGTCTGACCGCCAGGACAGCTCCTATGAGCAGCCCCATGATCTTCCCCGCACCGGTGCTGGCTGAGATGAGCCGCAGGCAGCTCGGGATTGGGATGGGAATATCCCCCTTCATCACTCCAGAGCTGGAGAGGGAGCTCAGCTCCTCCCAGAACCAAGCCAAGTCGCAGAGCCAGTCCAGCACCAGCGCCAGCAAAAGTAGCCTGCCCTCCTCATCCTTCTCCATGGCTGGAGGTGTGAGCCAGACGAGTCCTAAGCCTGCCTCATCTCCAGCCAGGCAGCCCCGTCCTCCTACTGTGAGGTCCGGAGGGGAGCCCCTGGGGTCCAGCACGTCGGCAGAGGCAGCCACCACTGCTGCAGCGTTGCCCAACAACGGTGCCTCTGAGCTGGGATCAGCATCCACCAGCAACAACCATTCAACTGGAAACACTCTGTCCTGCACCTTGTGTCATGAGAGACTTGAAGACACACACTTTGTCCAGTGTCCATCCGTACCTGGACATAG GTTCTGCTTCCCCTGCACAAGAGTGTACATCCAAAGTCGACGGGGCGATGGGGAGGTGTACTGCCCCAGTGGAGAGCGCTGTCCTTTGGATAACTCTCCCAACAGCCCCCCTTGGGCCTTCATGCAGGGCGAGGTCTCCACCATCCTGGGCACTGGTTCCGGAGCAGCAGGATCAGCATCAGCTGCTGCATCTGGGCCCGGCACAGGGCAGGGACCTGCACCAACATCTGGATCGGGgagtggagcagcagcagctggagctggaggtggaggtggaggtggaggtggaggcggAGATGTTACTGtcaagaaagagagagagacgtgA